In Oxyura jamaicensis isolate SHBP4307 breed ruddy duck unplaced genomic scaffold, BPBGC_Ojam_1.0 oxyUn_random_OJ69965, whole genome shotgun sequence, the genomic window aattggggaaaaaaaaacaaaacaaaaaaaaaaaaacaagaataacAACACAAGAAGATAAGACCCACTGGCTTCACCTGTCATGAGTAACATTAGGAGCGATTTACAGATGAAGGCGGGCAATATATTGCTCAAGAGAAACACACAGTCATCACTTTCCACATGGCAACCTTGATCTccttgttcctcatgctgtagatgaaggGGTTCGCTACTGGAGGCACCACCAAGTACAGGAATGCCAGAACAAGAtccagggaaggggaggaaatcGAGGCGGGCTTCAGGTGGGCAAAGATAACTGTGCTGAGAAAGAgggagaccacggccaggtgagggagacacgtggaaaaggctttgtgccgtcCCTGCTGTGAGGGGATCCTCAGCAcggccctgaagatctgcacataggacagagcaatgaaaacaaaacaccccaacaacagaaaagcagtagctGTAGTAAGTTGAGATTCCCTTAGGTAGGagtctgagcaggagagcttgaggatctggggaatttcacagaagaactgctTGAGGGTATTGCCACaacagagaggaagggaaaatgtattggccgtgtgcaggacagcattgagaaagccactgccccaggcagctgctgccatctgggcacaagctctgctgcccaggaggctcccgtagtgcaggggctggcagatggcaacgtagcggtcgTA contains:
- the LOC118159372 gene encoding olfactory receptor 14C36-like gives rise to the protein MCNSSSITEFLLLAFANTQELQLLHFALFLGIYLAALLGNGLILTAIACDHRLHTPMYFFLLNLALLDIGCISTTVPKAMANALWNTRAISYQGCAAQVFFLVFLFSSEYFLLTVMAYDRYVAICQPLHYGSLLGSRACAQMAAAAWGSGFLNAVLHTANTFSLPLCCGNTLKQFFCEIPQILKLSCSDSYLRESQLTTATAFLFTVIFAHLKPASISSPSLDLVLAFLYLVVPPVANPFIYSMRNKEIKVAMWKVMT